In Raphanus sativus cultivar WK10039 chromosome 5, ASM80110v3, whole genome shotgun sequence, the following proteins share a genomic window:
- the LOC108857410 gene encoding uncharacterized protein LOC108857410: protein MIRRRISSIISSSLINSPFHHSAKPRFIVSSPLLQCRRSPILTQAPPTFAGRRVPSFEGIRAYSLLSLNDLRDNVPRKLKTRKGRGIGSGKGKTAGRGHKGQKARGTMKFGFEGGQTPLRRRLPKRGFKNKFKLHFQPVGLGKIAKLINAGEIDSHELITMKTLKDVGAIGKQIEDGVRLMGRGADEIKWPLHFEVSRVTVRAKEVVEAAGGSVRRVYYNKLGLRALLRPEWFEKKERLLPKAARPPPKQQDRVDSIGRLPAPKKPIPFYAAEENRVESPVES from the exons ATGATCAGAAGAAGAATCTCTTCGATCATTTCATCGTCTCTCATCAATTCTCCATTTCATCACTCCGCCAAGCCCAGATTCATCGTCTCTTCGCCGCTTCTTCAATGCCGTCGATCTCCGATCCTGACTCAAGCTCCTCCTACCTTCGCGGGAAGAAGAGTTCCGTCGTTCGAGGGGATCAGGGCTTACAGTTTGCTGAGCCTGAACGATCTGAGAGACAATGTGCCGAGGAAGCTGAAGACGAGGAAAGGAAGAGGTATCGGGTCTGGGAAAGGTAAAACGGCGGGGAGAGGTCACAAGGGGCAGAAGGCGAGAGGGACGATGAAGTTTGGTTTCGAAGGTGGGCAGACTCCTTTACGACGCCGTTTGCCTAAACGTGGCTTCAAGAACAAGTTTAAGCTCCATTTTCAG CCGGTTGGTTTGGGGAAGATCGCTAAACTCATAAACGCTGGGGAGATAGATTCACATGAGTTGATCACGATGAAAACGCTCAAGGATGTGGGAGCTATCGGAAAGCAAATAGAAGACGGAGTGAGACTGATGGGTCGTGGTGCTGATGAGATCAAGTGGCCACTTCATTTCGAG GTTTCGAGAGTGACAGTTAGGGCcaaggaggtggtggaagcaGCAGGAGGATCGGTGAGAAGAGTGTATTACAACAAATTGGGCTTGAGGGCATTACTTCGACCGGAATGGTTTGAGAAGAAAGAAAGGCTATTGCCAAAAGCAGCCAGACCACCTCCTAAACAACAAGATAGGGTCGATAGCATCGGACGTCTTCCTGCTCCGAAGAAACCCATCCCTTTCTATGCAGCTGAGGAAAACAGAGTTGAGTCTCCTGTTGAATCATGA
- the LOC108858814 gene encoding uncharacterized protein LOC108858814 translates to MGNCATKQKVLKDTEEDLFPVERDTTAPTDHNKFPVEKSVSNAPSAADEAEAVAARRCEKGKEILIEDDVEEEEHSKRQSLISLLFHEDKAIEKEITNLSRNKSGTSSEASKFDTSASNVKAPVTFDVLTRNDLEVKIPKDSEVKTPEKPKAKEAEDQEVNFSENWEVKFPEELEPTKTSEVVKVAQESKLPQVTKEPDVPEVLKDKNVVDVSEVLSPPELSQIKVTKESGVLEVLEDKNVTEVPKVITDDKVEAAESELVKVSEVSTSEDLDIEVKTPETLSVGSESKTTEETKVSEFVDAREKIDHYKKHRE, encoded by the exons ATGGGAAACTGTGCAACCAAGCAAAAGGTTCTCAAAGATACCGAGGAAGATCTGTTTCCGGTTGAGCGAGACACGACGGCTCCTACTGATCATAACAAGTTCCCGGTGGAAAAGAGCGTCAGCAATGCTCCGAGTGCGGCGGATGAAGCAGAGGCTGTGGCGGCACGACGGTGTGAGAAAGGGAAAGAGATTCTCATTGAAGACGATGTGGAGGAAGAAGAACACAGCAAACGTCAATCTCTGATCAGTCTCTTGTTTCATGAG GACAAGGCAATAGAAAAGGAAATAACCAATCTATCTCGTAACAAAAGCGGCACTTCTTCAGAAGCTTCAAAGTTTGATACTTCTGCTTCTAATGTAAAAGCTCCAGTAACATTTGACGTTCTGACTCGAAATGATCTTGAAGTTAAGATTCCAAAAGATTCCGAGGTAAAGACTCCTGAAAAGCCTAAAGCTAAGGAAGCTGAAGACCAAGAAGTTAATTTTTCAGAGAATTGGGAAGTTAAGTTTCCAGAGGAGTTGGAACCTACGAAAACATCTGAAGTTGTCAAGGTTGCACAAGAGTCGAAACTTCCACAAGTTACAAAAGAGCCAGATGTTCCTGAGGTCTTGAAAGATAAGAATGTTGTGGATGTTTCAGAGGTTCTTTCTCCTCCTGAATTGTCTCAAATCAAGGTTACAAAAGAGTCAGGTGTTCTTGAGGTCTTGGAGGATAAAAATGTTACCGAAGTTCCTAAAGTCATAACTGATGATAAAGTTGAAGCTGCAGAATCAGAACTTGTAAAGGTTTCAGAGGTTTCAACTTCAGAGGATTTAGATATTGAAGTCAAAACTCCTGAGACACTGAGCGTTGGATCAGAGAGTAAGACTACAGAAGAAACAAAGGTTTCAGAGTTTGTGGATGCTAGAGAGAAGATTGATCACTACAAGAAACATAGAGAATAG
- the LOC108860903 gene encoding WAT1-related protein At5g64700 codes for MDMETKKPYMLVTMIQLIYAIMFLISKAVLDGGMNTFVFVFYRQAFATMFLAPFALFFERKSAPPLPFVTFIKIFMLSLFGLTLGLDLNGIALSYTSATLAAATTASLPAITFFLALFLGMETLTIRSIQGTAKLVGITVCMGGVITLAFYKGPLLKLPFCLHLYNHRNTPSDVSGGNTSWLKGCTLMITSNILWGLWLVLQGRVLKVYPSKLYFTTLHCLLSSIQSFVIAIAVERDISAWKLGWNLRLVAVIYCGFIVTGVAYYLQSWVIEKRGPVFLSMFTPLSLIFTILSSAVLLCEITSLGSILGGLLLIIGLYCVLWGKRREEKNAGDAKTDPHHEDDAVCNEAKVVIS; via the exons ATGGACATGGAGACCAAGAAACCATACATGCTGGTGACCATGATACAACTCATATATGCAATCATGTTTCTGATCTCCAAAGCTGTCTTAGATGGCGGAATGAACACTTTCGTCTTCGTTTTCTATCGTCAAGCGTTCGCTACCATGTTCTTGGCTCCTTTCGCTCTTTTCTTCGAGCG AAAGAGTGCTCCACCTCTTCCATTTGTGACCTTCATCAAGATCTTCATGCTCTCTTTATTTGG TCTGACATTGGGCTTGGACTTAAACGGAATCGCATTATCATACACGTCGGCGACTTTGGCCGCTGCCACAACAGCTTCCCTTCCGGCCATCACATTCTTCTTGGCTCTCTTTCTTGG TATGGAGACGCTTACGATTAGAAGCATACAAGGAACAGCGAAGCTTGTGGGGATAACTGTGTGCATGGGAGGAGTAATTACATTAGCCTTTTACAAAGGTCCACTGTTGAAATTACCTTTTTGTCTTCACCTCTATAATCACCGGAATACTCCCAGCGACGTATCTGGCGGTAACACCTCGTGGCTCAAAGGATGTACCCTCATGATCACATCCAACATTTTATGGGGTCTCTGGCTCGTTTTGCAG GGCCGTGTGTTAAAGGTCTACCCTTCGAAGCTATACTTCACAACTCTTCATTGTCTATTGAGTTCGATTCAGTCATTTGTAATCGCGATTGCAGTCGAGAGAGATATCTCAGCATGGAAGCTTGGTTGGAACCTACGACTTGTTGCAGTCATTTACTGT GGATTTATTGTAACTGGCGTAGCTTACTACTTGCAGTCATGGGTTATAGAGAAGAGGGGGCCTGTTTTCTTATCAATGTTCACTCCTTTGTCTCTCATCTTCACTATCCTCTCTTCAGCGGTTCTACTTTGTGAAATCACCAGTCTTGGAAG TATTCTAGGTGGATTATTATTGATTATAGGACTCTATTGTGTGCTGTGGGGGAAACGTAGAGAGGAGAAGAACGCTGGTGATGCGAAGACTGATCCACATCACGAAGATGATGCCGTTTGCAATGAAGCGAAGGTTGTCATTAGTTGA